The genomic DNA CTCGCCTTGTAGAAGGTAAAAACTGGATCAAAAACAAATTTGCTTAATAAATAGAAAGAGGATGCTCATTTTGGAGCATCCTCTTTTTGTCGTTATTTGTTAATAAGTCGATATCCTTTGTCGACACGTCGGTATATCGAAAAAATCGTTGATATATTTGAAGTTATAATAGATATATCCGAAAAATCGTTGATATCTCCTCTTGCCACAAATTTGTTAAAATCTTCACAAATATTCCACATCCATTATCCTTACTCCGTACTATAATCATGTATGGAAAAGGAGATGGACATAATGACTCAAAGCGCACCAGAATTTAAAGTTTTGCAAAGCATTGCATTCCTTGCTGTCGTTTTGCAAAGTTCCTTATTATATACAATGAATCAAGGAAATGTCTTACTTGAGCAATCCCTTATTATGGGTATGCTATTCAACCTTGCAAAATTTTCAGCACCTGCATTCATATTTATCGTTGGCTTTCATTTAATTCGGCAATATACGAAGCAACTAGCCTACACAGAATATATTTATGAAAAAGCCGCACATTTACTCATTCCTTATTTCTTCTGGTCTATTCTTTACTTATTAACAACAAACGATATGATTACACTACAAAGCGGAATAAAAAGTGTATTACTCGGAACAGCCGCACCCCATCTTTGGTACGTAATTATGATGTTCCAAATTCACCTATTGTTCCCTTTGCTGTGCACACTATTTTATTGGTTTCAAAGACGAACAGAAAATAAAAAAGACATATATAAATATATGACCATCTTTGCTTGTCTATATTTCCTATTAATGTGGTATTCTTCGCACTACATTTTTAATGGAGAGAAATTGACTAGCTCAACCATTTTACATTATACAGATCGTTCCTTCTTCTTCTACTCATTCTATTTCGTCATGGGAGGAATCGCTGCTGTCGCATTAAAAACGTGGCGTTTATTTGTCATGAAACATATCCCGCTTATCACAATATTATTTTTCATCTTATTTTTATTCATCAATTATGAGTTATTTAGTTTTTACGGAGCAAACTCTATTCATTTAACCGTTTCGACTTATTTAAAACCGTCTATGTTTTTATATATCGTATGCGAAATTATCATACTTTACGTGTTATCTATTACAATCGTACAGCGACGCGGTTTCTTATATAAAGCTTTACGATTTATCGGGAATTACACATATGGTGCTTATTTAGCTCACTTTTTCTTCCTGCAACTATGTACAAAATTTCTTTCTTTATTCACACTGCAAGAAAACACAGTATTATATAGCCTATTATTATTTACAATCACGGCCACAATCTCGATTTCAGCAATGGTCATTTGCAGTACACTACCACTTCATACGTGGATTACAGGACCTTCTCCTACAACAAATATAAAATGGGCGAAGATCGTACTTCGGAAACATCACAAAAAAGTATGCAAACCATATCTTTGATATAATAGAATTCCATACAAGAAAAGAAAGTAGGATACACCTGTGATTAATCAAATTGGACAAATTATGTTATATGTAAATAATCAAGATGAAGCCGTACAATTTTGGACTGAGACAGTAGGATTCCAAATTATTGCGGAAGAAAATAACGGACAAGGGTTTCGCTGGATTGAAATTGCGCCAGCAAAAGAAGCAGGAACAAGCATCGTCCTTCACGATAAAGCGTTAATTGCGAAGATGCAACCTGAATTAAACTTAGGTACTCCTTCACTTATGTTCTTCGCTAATAACTTGGATCAACTGTATAAAGATCTTTCTGAGAAAGGTGTTACAGTTGGACAAGTTGTAGATTTACCTACTGGTAGAGCATTTAACTTTGCTGATCATGAAAACAATTACTTTGCGGTAATGGAACGCAAATAAAAAAGAAGCTATCCGAAAAAAAAACGGATAGCTTCTTTCAATTTAAGAAACTTGTTCTGCATTCGTTTCTCTATGCTGTATATGACTCGTAATCCAAGCAATTCCGCCAGCAACAACGAGGTAACATAACAATATTAAAATTTGCATTTGTAATTGCGACCAGTCTCCTAAAGAGATAACATCTTGTAATCCTCTAAGAGAATGAGACATTGGAAGAAACTGTCCGATTTTGCTAAGAACAGCTATATTTAATTCTCCCGGGAAGGTACCTCCACTCGTCGCTAATTGCAGGACAAGAAGCGTTACTGCTAAGAACTTTCCAACAAGACCAAATACCGTTACTAGCATAAGAATAAATGTCATGAACGTAAAGGAAATAACAATACTTGATAAAACAAAGAGCGGCACACTTGCAACTTCTAATTTCATAACTCCTAGCACAACCACATCCACTAGTAATGCTTGAATAAGTCCAATTAAATATACCAATCCTAGTTTATTAATAAAGTGTACCGTTCCGCTTACTTTCATATTTTGTCTACGACCAAGCGGTAAAATATTCGATGCCATAATTCCACCAACATAAAATGCAAGAGATAAGAAATATGGCGCAATACCTGAACCGTAGTTAGGTACGTCAGAAACTGTTGACTTCACTAATTGAACTGGCTCTGAGAACATCGTATTGCGTGCATCATCATTGCGAACATCCGCTATCTTCTCTGCGCCCTCTCCCAATTTCGTAGAAAGTTCTTTCGCACCATCGTCAAGTTTAACAAGTCCGTTCGTTAACTTCCCAGCACCATGATTCAGCTCTATTCCGCCACTCGCAAGGTGATTTACACCTTCTTGTAATGATGTAAATCCATTTCCCCATTTCGTAAATCCATCAGCTACATTCGAAGCACCATCTGCTATCTTTTTCGTTCCAGCAGTAGCTTCATTTAACTTAACTCCGAATGTATTCATACCTTCTTCAATCTTATGCTGACCATTCGCAAGCTTCTTCGCACCTTGTGTCAATTGTTGTTGGCCACCATTTAAAGCGTTTGTTGCTTTAGCTAATCCATTAGAAGTAGCAACGAGTTTTTGAAAAGCAGGATCTTGCTGCACTTCCGGATGACTTTTCACGTACGCTTCTAATTGTTGTTTTACACTATTAGCTGCATCATCCGCTTTTACTTGCCCTTCAGCAAGCTTCTCACTTCCATTCACCCATTCATTTGTACCAGCACTTAATTCACTAACTCCTGATTGTAATGTTTTTTCACCTTGCGCTAATAACTCCATACCACTATGAAGTGATGTCGCTCCTTTACTCAGCTCGTTTGCTCCCCCAGTTAAAGCTGATTGGCTAGACGCAAGCTTGTCACTTCCTTCTTTCACTTTTGATGTCCCGTCACTTAAACGATGAATACCATCTGCAAGCTCATTTGCTCCATTTCTTGCATCTGTCGTTCCTTCGTGTAACTTCTCAGCACCATTACTTGCATCATTCAATCCTTGTGCTAAGTCTTGAAACTTTGAAAAGACACCTTCTGTATAAGATTTCGTAATACTATTTGAGATTTTTGTTTTCATATTTTCGACAGCTGTCGTTCCAATTTGCGCTGCTACAAAGTTTTTACCTGGATTTACTTTGTACTGAAGCTGCGCTGGCTCTGGTTTCTCATCCATCAGCGTACTTACCTTTTTAGAGAAATCCTCTGGAATCGTAACAACCATATAATACTTATCTTCTTTTAGCCCTTCATCAGCATTTTTTTCTGATACGAAATGAAAAGCTAGTTCCTTATTCTCTTTTAAATTTTTTACAAAATCGTCTCCTGCATGAATTGTTTTATCATCCATCGCAGCACCCTTATCTAAATTTACAATCGCAACAGGTAATTTATCTAATCGTCCGTATGGATCCCAATATCCAGCTAAGAAGAATCCTGAATAAATTAAAGGAACGATTAATAAAAAAATTAAAGCGATACGTCCATGTTTATGGTGCCACATCGCTTTCCAATCTTTAAATATAAGTTGAATTCCCTTCATGAAACATACTCCTTCTCCTAATTTAACACCATTAGAATGGTTTAACAGATTTACTATACACGTCCATTTTCATACTGTATAATACATCTTTAATTATCAATTCATTCCTTTTGGTCTATAGAAAGGAGAGTCAAAATGGAACTTCTTCAACTAAAATACTTTCAGACAGTCGCACGATTAGAGCATATGACAAAAGCTGCTGAAGAATTGCATATTGCGCAACCTTCGCTCAGCAAAACAATTGCTAGATTAGAAAAGGACTTAGGCGTCCCGTTATTTGATCGCCAAGGTCGACAGATTACGTTAAACTCTTTTGGGAAAGTATTTTTAAAACGAGTAGAGCGTATTTTTCATGAATTAAGTGAAGGCGAAAGAGAAATTAAAGATTTAGCTGAATTACAACAAAGCTCTATTACACTGGCAGTTTCTATTCCGAGAATATTACCAGAACTACTCGGTTCTTTTTTACTAGAACATCCTAACGTTCGATTCCAGCAATTTCTCGCATCTACTCCTTCTATGAAACGCCAACTAGATAATATAGAAATCGACTTTTGCATTTCTTCTGTGCCAATTGAAGGCGAGGAAATTATTTGGGAACCACTTATTACAGAAGAAATTTTCTTAGTCGTCCCTTCAGGTCATCGTTTATCAGGCCGCGAAAGTATCCATCTGCATGAAGTAAAAGACGAACCATTTATTAGTATGAACACTGGTTACGGTTTTCGGCACTTAACGGATGAATTTTGTAAAGAAGCTGGTTTCACGCCCCATATCGCTTTTGAAGTAGATGAACCAA from Bacillus basilensis includes the following:
- a CDS encoding YhgE/Pip family protein, with translation MKGIQLIFKDWKAMWHHKHGRIALIFLLIVPLIYSGFFLAGYWDPYGRLDKLPVAIVNLDKGAAMDDKTIHAGDDFVKNLKENKELAFHFVSEKNADEGLKEDKYYMVVTIPEDFSKKVSTLMDEKPEPAQLQYKVNPGKNFVAAQIGTTAVENMKTKISNSITKSYTEGVFSKFQDLAQGLNDASNGAEKLHEGTTDARNGANELADGIHRLSDGTSKVKEGSDKLASSQSALTGGANELSKGATSLHSGMELLAQGEKTLQSGVSELSAGTNEWVNGSEKLAEGQVKADDAANSVKQQLEAYVKSHPEVQQDPAFQKLVATSNGLAKATNALNGGQQQLTQGAKKLANGQHKIEEGMNTFGVKLNEATAGTKKIADGASNVADGFTKWGNGFTSLQEGVNHLASGGIELNHGAGKLTNGLVKLDDGAKELSTKLGEGAEKIADVRNDDARNTMFSEPVQLVKSTVSDVPNYGSGIAPYFLSLAFYVGGIMASNILPLGRRQNMKVSGTVHFINKLGLVYLIGLIQALLVDVVVLGVMKLEVASVPLFVLSSIVISFTFMTFILMLVTVFGLVGKFLAVTLLVLQLATSGGTFPGELNIAVLSKIGQFLPMSHSLRGLQDVISLGDWSQLQMQILILLCYLVVAGGIAWITSHIQHRETNAEQVS
- a CDS encoding VOC family protein; protein product: MINQIGQIMLYVNNQDEAVQFWTETVGFQIIAEENNGQGFRWIEIAPAKEAGTSIVLHDKALIAKMQPELNLGTPSLMFFANNLDQLYKDLSEKGVTVGQVVDLPTGRAFNFADHENNYFAVMERK
- a CDS encoding LysR family transcriptional regulator — its product is MELLQLKYFQTVARLEHMTKAAEELHIAQPSLSKTIARLEKDLGVPLFDRQGRQITLNSFGKVFLKRVERIFHELSEGEREIKDLAELQQSSITLAVSIPRILPELLGSFLLEHPNVRFQQFLASTPSMKRQLDNIEIDFCISSVPIEGEEIIWEPLITEEIFLVVPSGHRLSGRESIHLHEVKDEPFISMNTGYGFRHLTDEFCKEAGFTPHIAFEVDEPTVISELIKQGLGIAFVPSLTLLKNSTLALNKLRIIEPNCKRTIGLSWSKKRYLSKTAQQFRKFVIEYFSNIRT
- a CDS encoding acyltransferase, giving the protein MTQSAPEFKVLQSIAFLAVVLQSSLLYTMNQGNVLLEQSLIMGMLFNLAKFSAPAFIFIVGFHLIRQYTKQLAYTEYIYEKAAHLLIPYFFWSILYLLTTNDMITLQSGIKSVLLGTAAPHLWYVIMMFQIHLLFPLLCTLFYWFQRRTENKKDIYKYMTIFACLYFLLMWYSSHYIFNGEKLTSSTILHYTDRSFFFYSFYFVMGGIAAVALKTWRLFVMKHIPLITILFFILFLFINYELFSFYGANSIHLTVSTYLKPSMFLYIVCEIIILYVLSITIVQRRGFLYKALRFIGNYTYGAYLAHFFFLQLCTKFLSLFTLQENTVLYSLLLFTITATISISAMVICSTLPLHTWITGPSPTTNIKWAKIVLRKHHKKVCKPYL